A region of Lycium barbarum isolate Lr01 chromosome 3, ASM1917538v2, whole genome shotgun sequence DNA encodes the following proteins:
- the LOC132630746 gene encoding RNA polymerase II C-terminal domain phosphatase-like 2 isoform X1: MMGRLGFKSVVFHGETCLGELDAIPVKDQSFQFPNNEIQIHHISTNSERCHPLSVLQTISSPVRCKLEPNEFKSSPIGSDQSPLINLHASCFYELKTAVVLLGEEEIHLVAMPSKQKKFPCFWCYSVPVGLYSACLRMLNMRCLSIVFDLDETLIVANTMKSFEDRIEALRGWLARETDPIRLSGMSAEIKRYVDDRALLKQYSDSDSVVDGGRVYKAQQEEVLQLSEGPERVVRPVIRLVEKNVVLTRINPENRDTSVLVRLRPAWDELRTYLTAKGRKRFEVHVCTMAERDYALEIWRLLDPGSHLINVKQLMDRVVCVKSGAKKSLLTVFQNGNCHPKLAMVIDDRLKVWEDKDQPRVHVVPAFTPYYAPQAEMANAVPVLCVARNVACDVRGRFFKEFDECLLRKISEIFYEDEVVNLPSAPDVSNYLMSEDAGFASSGNLNAPIPEGMYGPEVAQRLHQQPVICSSCHVNVLIQEGKVNMNSASPFMSNNPDMKPGSSQLTVGFAANVPVQPMRPILPSEKPSLLGAPFRRDNSFSEVDADGKRRYPMVNPSQDARYRGSGEPSLLSRVPQKPPILPIPSQGGWLVEDDLNKGQMGSRSPGIFQESDASRSDKQRGHQNFLSQGATSMALPTYASTGKNGEANSRHEMHRQNSFIQQTEGRLSQHQASFNSRESQLEAGRMNLLPSLATGVLQEIGRRCNSKVEFRPVVSTSEELQFSVEVFFTGERVGVGMGKTRKDAQQQAAENALRNLADKYISYITSHPRGAADKDFDKLSVENENGFLWDTVNHVDERSVDDRLPQVKVSEVGVNGDATHD; encoded by the exons ATGATGGGTCGTTTAGGGTTCAAATCGGTGGTGTTTCATGGTGAAACGTGTTTAGGAGAGTTAGATGCTATTCCAGTTAAGGATCAAAGCTTTCAATTTCCGAATAACGAGATACAGATCCATCATATATCTACAAATAGTGAGCGGTGTCATCCGCTATCTGTTCTTCAAACAATTTCATCACCTGTTCGTTGTAAGCTTGAACCGAATGAGTTTAAATCCTCGCCAATTGGTTCTGATCAGTCTCCGTTGATCAATTTACACGCCTCGTGCTTCTACGAACTCAAG ACTGCAGTAGTCTTGCTGGGGGAGGAAGAAATACATTTGGTAGCAATGCCGAGTAAGCAGAAAAAGTTCCCCTGTTTTTGGTGCTATTCAGTGCCCGTTGGTCTGTATAGTGCTTGTTTACGGATGTTGAATATGAGGTGTTTATCAATTGTTTTTGATCTGGACGAGACTTTAATTGTTGCAAATACAATGAAGTCTTTTGAGGATAGAATTGAGGCTTTGCGGGGTTGGCTTGCACGAGAGACGGATCCAATTCGGTTGTCTGGAATGTCTGCAGAGATTAAGAGGTACGTGGATGATCGTGCACTGTTGAAGCAGTACTCAGACAGTGATTCTGTTGTTGACGGTGGGAGAGTATATAAAGCTCAGCAAGAGGAGGTGCTACAATTATCTGAAGGGCCAGAGCGTGTAGTTCGGCCAGTCATAAGGTTGGTGGAAAAGAATGTGGTCCTTACACGGATTAATCCAGAG AATCGGGACACCAGCGTGCTAGTTAGATTACGTCCTGCTTGGGATGAGTTGAGAACTTATTTGACGGCGAAAGGTCGGAAAAGGTTCGAAGTGCATGTTTGCACCATGGCGGAGAGAGATTATGCATTGGAGATTTGGAGGCTACTCGACCCTGGGTCACACCTCATTAATGTCAAACAATTGATGGACCGTGTTGTATGTGTCAAATCAG GGGCAAAGAAGTCTTTACTTACTGTCTTCCAAAATGGCAATTGTCATCCAAAATTGGCAATGGTTATTGATGACCGATTAAAAGTGTGGGAAGATAAAGATCAACCTCGCGTTCATGTTGTCCCTGCTTTCACTCCATATTATGCTCCACAAGCAGAG ATGGCCAATGCAGTTCCAGTCTTGTGTGTGGCGAGAAATGTTGCTTGTGATGTTAGAGGTCGTTTTTTCAA AGAGTTTGATGAATGTCTACTCCGAAAGATCTCTGAAATCTTCTATGAAGATGAGGTTGTAAATTTACCTTCGGCACCTGATGTGAGCAACTACTTAATGTCCGAG GATGCTGGTTTTGCGTCATCTGGGAATCTGAATGCTCCTATTCCTGAGGGGATGTATGGGCCTGAAGTTGCACAAAGGTTGCATCAGCAG CCGGTCATTTGCTCATCTTGTCATGTAAATGTGCTAATCCAGGAAGGAAAAGTTAATATGAACTCTGCTTCTCCTTTCATGAGTAACAATCCTGATATGAAGCCGGGAAGCTCCCAGCTTACTGTTGGATTTGCTGCCAATGTACCTGTTCAACCAATGAGACCAATTCTACCTTCAGAAA AACCAAGTTTGCTGGGAGCTCCATTCAGACGAGATAACAGCTTTTCTGAAGTTGATGCTGATGGGAAGAGAAGGTATCCCATGGTGAATCCTAGCCAGGATGCGAGGTATCGTGGTTCAGGAGAACCTTCTTTATTATCTAGAGTGCCTCAGAAACCACCCATACTGCCCATACCATCACAGGGTGGATGGTTGGTGGAAGATGACCTAAATAAAGGACAGATGGGCAGTCGATCACCTGGAATTTTTCAAGAATCTGATGCATCAAGGTCTGATAAACAGAGAGGTCATCAGAATTTTCTCAGTCAAGGTGCAACAAGCATGGCATTACCAACGTATGCATCTACAGGGAAGAATGGAGAG GCAAATTCCAGGCATGAAATGCATAGACAGAATTCTTTTATTCAACAGACAG AGGGTAGGCTCTCACAACATCAGGCATCATTTAACAGCAGAGAATCTCAACTAGAAGCTGGGAGAATGAACTTATTACCATCTTTAGCTACTGGGGTGCTGCAAGAAATTGGACGGCGATGCAACTCAAAG GTTGAATTCAGGCCTGTGGTGAGCACCAGTGAGGAATTGCAATTTTCAGTTGAG GTCTTCTTTACCGGTGAGAGAGTTGGTGTCGGAATGGGTAAGACTAGGAAGGATGCTCAGCAACAGGCAGCTGAGAATGCACTTCGTAACTTGGCTG ATAAATACATCTCATACATTACATCTCACCCTCGAGGAGCAGCGGATAAAGACTTTGATAAGCTTTCAGTGGAAAATGAAAATGGGTTCTTGTGGGATACTGTCAATCACGTGGATGAACGGTCGGTGGATGATAGATTACCTCAAGTAAAGGTTTCAGAGGTGGGAGTTAACGGCGATGCTACCCATGACTGA
- the LOC132630746 gene encoding RNA polymerase II C-terminal domain phosphatase-like 2 isoform X2, whose amino-acid sequence MMGRLGFKSVVFHGETCLGELDAIPVKDQSFQFPNNEIQIHHISTNSERCHPLSVLQTISSPVRCKLEPNEFKSSPIGSDQSPLINLHASCFYELKTAVVLLGEEEIHLVAMPSKQKKFPCFWCYSVPVGLYSACLRMLNMRCLSIVFDLDETLIVANTMKSFEDRIEALRGWLARETDPIRLSGMSAEIKRYVDDRALLKQYSDSDSVVDGGRVYKAQQEEVLQLSEGPERVVRPVIRLVEKNVVLTRINPENRDTSVLVRLRPAWDELRTYLTAKGRKRFEVHVCTMAERDYALEIWRLLDPGSHLINVKQLMDRVVCVKSGAKKSLLTVFQNGNCHPKLAMVIDDRLKVWEDKDQPRVHVVPAFTPYYAPQAEMANAVPVLCVARNVACDVRGRFFKEFDECLLRKISEIFYEDEVVNLPSAPDVSNYLMSEDAGFASSGNLNAPIPEGMYGPEVAQRLHQQEGKVNMNSASPFMSNNPDMKPGSSQLTVGFAANVPVQPMRPILPSEKPSLLGAPFRRDNSFSEVDADGKRRYPMVNPSQDARYRGSGEPSLLSRVPQKPPILPIPSQGGWLVEDDLNKGQMGSRSPGIFQESDASRSDKQRGHQNFLSQGATSMALPTYASTGKNGEANSRHEMHRQNSFIQQTEGRLSQHQASFNSRESQLEAGRMNLLPSLATGVLQEIGRRCNSKVEFRPVVSTSEELQFSVEVFFTGERVGVGMGKTRKDAQQQAAENALRNLADKYISYITSHPRGAADKDFDKLSVENENGFLWDTVNHVDERSVDDRLPQVKVSEVGVNGDATHD is encoded by the exons ATGATGGGTCGTTTAGGGTTCAAATCGGTGGTGTTTCATGGTGAAACGTGTTTAGGAGAGTTAGATGCTATTCCAGTTAAGGATCAAAGCTTTCAATTTCCGAATAACGAGATACAGATCCATCATATATCTACAAATAGTGAGCGGTGTCATCCGCTATCTGTTCTTCAAACAATTTCATCACCTGTTCGTTGTAAGCTTGAACCGAATGAGTTTAAATCCTCGCCAATTGGTTCTGATCAGTCTCCGTTGATCAATTTACACGCCTCGTGCTTCTACGAACTCAAG ACTGCAGTAGTCTTGCTGGGGGAGGAAGAAATACATTTGGTAGCAATGCCGAGTAAGCAGAAAAAGTTCCCCTGTTTTTGGTGCTATTCAGTGCCCGTTGGTCTGTATAGTGCTTGTTTACGGATGTTGAATATGAGGTGTTTATCAATTGTTTTTGATCTGGACGAGACTTTAATTGTTGCAAATACAATGAAGTCTTTTGAGGATAGAATTGAGGCTTTGCGGGGTTGGCTTGCACGAGAGACGGATCCAATTCGGTTGTCTGGAATGTCTGCAGAGATTAAGAGGTACGTGGATGATCGTGCACTGTTGAAGCAGTACTCAGACAGTGATTCTGTTGTTGACGGTGGGAGAGTATATAAAGCTCAGCAAGAGGAGGTGCTACAATTATCTGAAGGGCCAGAGCGTGTAGTTCGGCCAGTCATAAGGTTGGTGGAAAAGAATGTGGTCCTTACACGGATTAATCCAGAG AATCGGGACACCAGCGTGCTAGTTAGATTACGTCCTGCTTGGGATGAGTTGAGAACTTATTTGACGGCGAAAGGTCGGAAAAGGTTCGAAGTGCATGTTTGCACCATGGCGGAGAGAGATTATGCATTGGAGATTTGGAGGCTACTCGACCCTGGGTCACACCTCATTAATGTCAAACAATTGATGGACCGTGTTGTATGTGTCAAATCAG GGGCAAAGAAGTCTTTACTTACTGTCTTCCAAAATGGCAATTGTCATCCAAAATTGGCAATGGTTATTGATGACCGATTAAAAGTGTGGGAAGATAAAGATCAACCTCGCGTTCATGTTGTCCCTGCTTTCACTCCATATTATGCTCCACAAGCAGAG ATGGCCAATGCAGTTCCAGTCTTGTGTGTGGCGAGAAATGTTGCTTGTGATGTTAGAGGTCGTTTTTTCAA AGAGTTTGATGAATGTCTACTCCGAAAGATCTCTGAAATCTTCTATGAAGATGAGGTTGTAAATTTACCTTCGGCACCTGATGTGAGCAACTACTTAATGTCCGAG GATGCTGGTTTTGCGTCATCTGGGAATCTGAATGCTCCTATTCCTGAGGGGATGTATGGGCCTGAAGTTGCACAAAGGTTGCATCAGCAG GAAGGAAAAGTTAATATGAACTCTGCTTCTCCTTTCATGAGTAACAATCCTGATATGAAGCCGGGAAGCTCCCAGCTTACTGTTGGATTTGCTGCCAATGTACCTGTTCAACCAATGAGACCAATTCTACCTTCAGAAA AACCAAGTTTGCTGGGAGCTCCATTCAGACGAGATAACAGCTTTTCTGAAGTTGATGCTGATGGGAAGAGAAGGTATCCCATGGTGAATCCTAGCCAGGATGCGAGGTATCGTGGTTCAGGAGAACCTTCTTTATTATCTAGAGTGCCTCAGAAACCACCCATACTGCCCATACCATCACAGGGTGGATGGTTGGTGGAAGATGACCTAAATAAAGGACAGATGGGCAGTCGATCACCTGGAATTTTTCAAGAATCTGATGCATCAAGGTCTGATAAACAGAGAGGTCATCAGAATTTTCTCAGTCAAGGTGCAACAAGCATGGCATTACCAACGTATGCATCTACAGGGAAGAATGGAGAG GCAAATTCCAGGCATGAAATGCATAGACAGAATTCTTTTATTCAACAGACAG AGGGTAGGCTCTCACAACATCAGGCATCATTTAACAGCAGAGAATCTCAACTAGAAGCTGGGAGAATGAACTTATTACCATCTTTAGCTACTGGGGTGCTGCAAGAAATTGGACGGCGATGCAACTCAAAG GTTGAATTCAGGCCTGTGGTGAGCACCAGTGAGGAATTGCAATTTTCAGTTGAG GTCTTCTTTACCGGTGAGAGAGTTGGTGTCGGAATGGGTAAGACTAGGAAGGATGCTCAGCAACAGGCAGCTGAGAATGCACTTCGTAACTTGGCTG ATAAATACATCTCATACATTACATCTCACCCTCGAGGAGCAGCGGATAAAGACTTTGATAAGCTTTCAGTGGAAAATGAAAATGGGTTCTTGTGGGATACTGTCAATCACGTGGATGAACGGTCGGTGGATGATAGATTACCTCAAGTAAAGGTTTCAGAGGTGGGAGTTAACGGCGATGCTACCCATGACTGA